From Zea mays cultivar B73 chromosome 3, Zm-B73-REFERENCE-NAM-5.0, whole genome shotgun sequence:
CGAAGGTCGTCCGGTCCGCGAATGAATAGAGGCAGCAGCTACATCATACCATCAGACCACAACGCCCTAAAACAAGTACTAGAAAGCAAAACACTTTTGAGACATCTAGCCGACACATCAAAGTCAGACCTACTTTTGATCAGCTGCTTGCTAAGTATATGAAAAAAAGACGTTCCATGGCACCGACCAATAAAACAAAGTCAAAATGGTGATCTGTGCAAAAGCAAAGGCCGACTAAACCGGCCCAAAAGATGGTGTAGACAAGATCGCctggtcatcctcctctagggatGTCATGGTGCTTTCCAGTCTATTCATCACCGATGTGTTGTGATACTCAAGTGCGGGGTGGTACAGCAATGAATCTGTATTACTGTCCCAAACCATTTACTTATTCGGGctgggggcaccacaagtttttgcctattgacatGTTGACCAGGCAAACATGGCTGAAAAGGATGCAATGAATCAACCTCTGAACATTAAAGTTCTATcaaatatttatattatctgatcacAAGAGTCGATGGTTTGCTTCGAACTAAGTACTTACTCAGGAACAAAATAACTCATGAGATCCTCccccttatatatatatatatatgaagagGTGCAGCTGATTGAGAACCCACGAACAAATTCCATTCAAACCAATTTACTTTCTTTAACACTACtatcctaggagtagatgtagtccTAGTTATAGCTttccacatatccacctccacccctattcgactcttgGGTGGCTTGtcgatcccaagacgaccctaggatctagCCTCACCGAGGGCAAGATCCACCCATATCTTACATTATTTTCGTCAATTGTCCCTaggcgactctacgtcgtctagggcACCTCAGATGACCTGTCGACCCAGAGCACCGTAAGGTCTCTCCCTATAGGGGAGAGATCTAGGTAgcgacgaggaggaagaagacCCTGTGCTATCGCTGACTGTCCGGCCCAGAGCGCAGACCGTTCAGACGTACGCAGGGAAGGATCCGCTCCTGCGCCCAAGTCGCGACCGTCTGACCTAGGGCCACAGACGATCCGCACCTCCGCAGAGGGCACCGACAGGCGGTACACCCTTAGTGATTGGGGCCTAGATCAGCGCCAACAGCAACATTCATATTCACTACTTCGAGTCCATCAACACAAACTCGTATAACCTTCATCTTCATCGTCAACCACCGCCTCTGTCTCCACACGTGCCCTATAAGCCAATAGACATGTTGCAAAAAAACTCATAAAAATGCTACTGATCCCTCCAGAAGAGGCAAAGTTAACCACAACTAGCTTGTCAATGCTCCCTCATACACATATTCATTCAGTCTCCAACAACATTGCTTATCTCAAcctctatttcaaacttcactatgTGAACAATGCAATATATATTGTTCTACACAGCCATATACACAATATGTTGCCCATAGCCTTAGTCTATCTCCAGCAATAAAGCACATGTAGATGCACATTTCTGCAGTAGGGAGATGGCTACAATGTGAAAAATGAGTGGTTTCCAGCAGTGTCGCCGGCTTCATCGTGCATGCGAAACTCGATCGCTTCCTCCCGCGTCTAGGGACGACAGttggacccgtgggtatggatacccgCGGGTTTCGTACCCGGTGGATATGGATATGGATAGAAAACTCACCCGCGGGTCCTATCGGGTCGGATACCCGAAATATATCGGGTCGGGTATGGGTAAAATACTTTACCCGTGGGTATTCAGTAGATATCCGAGATATCAATATACCTCTTTAAATGTGCTACATTCACTAAAAAGTAAGGACCATAATAGAATGGAGCCAAAAAAATACAAAGCAATCCTGGTTTTGTTGCATGCTGGTTGCTGCTACTTCACCATGGACACAGGCACGACCACGGGCTATTGTTGCTGACGGCAGGCTGCTGCTACTATACACCATGTCACGGGCGCTGGAGCGGGTTGCTACATGCTGTTTTTATTTACCAATTTATCATGGCGTATGTGTTGTTGATTAATGAATATTAATTTATGCTAACAGTCAACTGTAATGTACTAGAGACCAATGATGCATTGAAATGTTATGACTATCAACTGTCATGAACTTATTAAGCTTTTATTCTCTGTACTCGAATTTAAATATATTGGATGCGATAATTATGAGTTGAAATATTGTATCGACGTGTAGCCAAATATAGTCATTCTCGTGTTGTGTTGGTGCTTAGATGGAAACTAATATATTTTATGTATTTATTATAACACTAACTGGATGTTATTTAGTCTACACTAacatatccactggatacccgataCCCGGTGGATACCCGATGGGCACGGGTACGGGTACAGTTTTTCGCCCGATTGActtggtgggtatggatatttgtagAAGTCTCGGGTACAATTTCGGGTCGGGTATTGTTATACCTGAACAAAAtccgacccgctgccatccctacCCGCGTCGTCGTTGTTCATGCCAAGCTCAGCTCCTGGTCAAGCTTTGCAGAGGAATCCAGTGGATATCTCACCATGGTTCcaactaagggcttgttcggttagctctcaatccatgtggattgagcgggattggatgggttttaatcccaaacaagtcaaacttcttcacaattttttccaatcccatccaatccatgtgtattgggaataaccgaacaagccctaagtagAGTCAACGACGCCTTGCGGCCTAGCTTCGGCTCGCTCATCTTGTTCTCCCGCCGTAGTCCGACAAAGTCTACTTGCCGACGACGTCTTCGCAAGCATCCCTGACTTCTGTCGAGTTTGCAGAACGTAGATTTTTTTTGCACCTTTGGTGAGGAATCCTTTTGCACCAAACTCGCCACGGTAGACGAGTTGTCCGGCGGCGTACCCAGATCTGAGATGAACTTGTGCTTGCGCGCTTGTGTTCCCACGGATCATCGATGGTGGATGGCTCCACCACCCAAAGATTTAGAGGTTGTTGGAGAAAACGGTGGAGAGCTGGTGGTCACGAGCGTCTCTCCACAGCATCACTGATGCACGGTAATGTTGGTGGGGAAAGAACGTTTGGCACAATGATTTGTGTATTCGGCGAGGACTCGCCAATATCCTCGATGTAGAACATTTTGCACAACCACACGCGACCTGTTCGGTAAGTGAGTAGTGCACTTTGGTTACTTATTTTGCATGCCCATGATCCTTTGAGTACTCTGATGGAGACAACCTCAGAAATGCACACTCATGAAGGGAATATAAGGGGGCACCAACACACTAGTGATCCATCTTAACAAAAAAAGTTAATCAGTTGGCGATAGTAGAGCAATGATAAAGTACAACAACAGATGAGTAGCCAAAACATGCTTATTTTTGGTTCACCGTCCCGCATTGTACGATTATTACTGCCTCAGGTCCTGTTTGAGCTTTTATCTACTTTGTGATAGGGATGAATGTGGGGGTAACCGAATTGTTAGGATAAAATTATtagtttaatatatatatatatatataaattgaTGCTGATATTTTCTTATATTATCAAGCACATTATTATAAATAAGAACAATTTTTAGTATAATTCCTTTACGCATTTTTTGGTCCCTACAACAAAAAGATGATAAAACATTCGAATTTGTATCCGAActttttatatttatcatttgaAAAGATATATAATAAATTTGAGACTTCTCTTTTATGAATCTTTATAAGCTCAATGTTAAACAAGAATATATATTTGCATTGTAGATTCCTATTTATTCGTAATAAAAAGAAAATCCGAGCAAGTATCTATTTTGACCGTTTTTTATCCCTACTTTAGGCTAATATCTTTAGGATTTTTCAAAAACCAAACAGTTTTTATAAGTCAAAAATCTTAAAATTCACATAGTAACCTTCTGACAAGGATCTTTTTACCATTAAAAATATATAAAAATTGATTCATAAAGATATAAAAGGTTCTAAAAAACCCCCAAACAAACAGGTCTTCGGTGTTCATTTTTGCTGGTCAAGCACGTCGATCTTCCGGTCGCCCGACGCGTGAAGGCCCTGGAGATGGTGCGTGCATAAATCTCTCCGTCTCCGGCACGTCGAAACAATTTGCTTGACCCGGCAGGCCGTTGTCTCAGCGTCAGCGATTCCTCTCCATTCGTCAACAACCCTTTTTCCTCTGGAAGCAGGAGGTTGCTGCCAAACTTCGTAGCAAGTGCGCTTGCATTTGGATCAAGACGTGTTCGCCGGCATTTTATTATTTAGACTATATAGTGGGCTTAGAGGCCCGTGCGTACACCGTGCGATCAGGATCCAACGCTCTTACGAAGCCGCCCGCGTTGCTTTCCTGCTAAGGTTCCCCCGGTCAAAGTCTCGCCACCACGGGGCTCACCAATCTGGAAGGAGATCCGACGGTGCTGGGCCCCTCACCCTAATCCCAAAGCCGAGAAGAATTCACCCCCGTCCCGTCCGTCCGGCTAATTCGCTCACCTCTGCTCCGCCTCCCCCCATCTCCCCACAGATCTCGCCGCGATgggcctcgccgccgccgccgccgcccgcgcggtcctcctcctcctcgccgtATCCGGGGTCCTCCTCAGTCCTGCGGCGGCGGAGATCAAGCAGGAGTCCTTCAAGGACGACTCCCGCGGCTCCATCCTCTTCGAGAAGTTCGGCTTCGGCCTCCACGGCATGGTGTCTATCTCCGTCACCGGCGCCAAGTACTCCTCCAAGCTCGCTAAGCCCGACCCCGCGCAGCTcggcttcttcctcctctctgaCGAGTCGCTCTTCGAGGCCATCTACGATCAGCCGGCGCCCACGGATCTGAACCCCAACCCGGAATCCTCCCCCACGTGCGTCCTCGCCAGCCCCTACGTCAGGCCTCTCTTCACCTTCGCAGAGGTCGACGACAACGGCTACCACAACCAGACTTTCCCCATCACCCACCCCGACGAGTACAGCCTCTTCTTCGCCAACTGCGCGCCGGAGACCAGCGTCAGCATGGAGGTCCGCACCGACATGTACAACACCAACCCGGACGGCACCAGGGACTACCTCTCCGTCGGCATGGCCTCTGTCCCAACGATCTACGCCTTCTTCGCCGTCTGCTATGTCGTGTTCCTGGCCGGGTGGCTCTACGTCACCCTCCACCGCAACCGCCTCTCCGCGCACCGCATCCACCACCTCATGTCGGGTCTGCTCGTCGCGCGGATGCTCTATTGCATCTCGGCGGCCGAGGACCAGCACTACATCCGCACGGCCGGGACACCGCATGGGTGGGATGTCATGTTCTACCTGTTCCAGCTCGTGAAGGGTGTCATCTTGTTCGCTGTCATTGCGCTGATTGGGACCGGGTGGTCGTTCCTGAAGCCATTCCTGCAGGACAAGGAGAAGAAAGTGCTCATGGTGGTGATCCCTCTGCAGGTTGCAGCTAAcatcgctgctgctgtggtcggcgaGACTGGTCCTTTCTTGCAGGGATGGGTGACATGGAACCAGATCTTCTTGTTTGTTGATGTCGCTTGCTGCTGTGCTGTGCTCTTCCCAGTGGTGTGGTCGATGCGCGCTCTGCGGGAGTCATCCAAGACAGACGGCAAGGCAGCCAGAACCCTTGCCAAGCTCATGCTCTTCCGCCAGTTCTATGTTGCCGTTATTGGATACCTCTACTTCACCAGGATCATTGTGTATGCCCTCAAGACAATTACTAACTACAAGTACAGATGGGTCAGCGTTGCAGCGGAGGAGGTGGCCACCATGGCATTCTACATGTTCATGTTCTACATGTTCAGGCCAGCTGAGAGGAACCAGTACTTCGCActtgacgaggatgatgaggaagCCGCAGAGATGGCGCTCCGTGAGGAGGAGTTTGAGCTCTAGACGACCACGTGGATGACATGGGAATGCAGCCATCTCccattcattttctcctcgatgtGATGTTGATTATACTATACAGATTCAGGGTTTAGCTAATATATGTCTACGTATTGTGGTAAATCTTCTCCAACTCCTTTTAGTTTTGGAAGCTGCCAACGAGACTTGTGATGACTAGATTTCTTGTGTTGCAAAAGTAAAGGGGAATTAAATCAATGTTGCCATTTTGTCAAGTCTTGGGTTCAGTTCTTTCCTTCTCACTGTTATATTTTCACTATGAATGGATGATTTTATTTGTGTGGGGACTGGGAATGGCATCGATAAGCATCGTGTTGCCGTGTCCTTTCTGAATTTCAGATGGTTGTTGGGATCTAGACGTGCAAGCGGACACCTTTCCAGAAATCTGGCGTTCTTGTTCCTGCGTCACTCTCTGGCAGCTTGAGTGGCTGGAAGCCAAACGAGCCACCCAGCCACCTACAGGTAACCACAGGTTGGAGTCACTAGTAAGTGAAAATCAGCCTGAATAAACATCTTCTCAATAACTCAGCATACTTCTTGGTGTGTTCTGTATTAGCTTAATTCATCTGGGCTCGAGGAACAGGTGTACGCACGCGTGTGTGTGGTTCTGTACAAAGCTATTTGGTGATCATCAGGTTCAGTTATTATAGTGTGGGCTAGTGATTTTCAGTTTTATGTAGTTTATCCTGTTTCTTGATACGAGTAATTGTCTAATTGATAACCCTGGCGTTACAATAAACAGTTGTGGTTGCGGTGCTCGATTCTTTAGCTCAGCTTTCTGAGCTTAAGTTTATTGTAGTATTGGTGCCCCAATTTGAACGTCTGAGAGGACATAAGTAGCGCAGACAATGAACTGGCAGCGTTAGGCTATCTCCGGTAGATCCCCTACTATATCTACTATTTTAAATTTCGCTTTGTTTACGCTTTATAAACAGTGTCAAACAATGTCATCTACAGTTCCGTGTCCTCTATTTTACACCAGAAACAGCCTAGTTGTTTTGAGGTTTTAAGTACAGAGATTTTACTTACTATACACTATCTCTAGCTACATAAGCTATGTTTAGATACCTATCAAAAATTATGTATTTAGAATAGTAACTCTGTTTCTAGAAAAGCTAAATCGACTTATAGTAACTATATTTTTAGAAAAGCTAAACTGACTTATAATTTCTGAATAGAGAGAGTATTCCGGTTTGGAGCCTTTAGACAAGTTGTCCACTGTTGCTTTTTGTTTGCCTATTTTATGATGAGTGTTTACGTCCAACTGTTAAGGTTATGTTCGTTTTGATTTCAATCCACCTGGATTGAAGAGAATTAGGGGTTGTTCGTTTCCTTCTCAATCCATTAGGATTGAGTGCGTTTTGATCCCTAGTAAGTTAAAATTATTCCTATTTTTTCTCAATGCACACGGAATCTGGATAACTGAACAAAGCCTTAAATAAGTTTAAATCTCTAGCAAGTTAAAATACTTTCTAATTTCTCCTCCATTCTTTCTAACTCGTATGAAATGGAAATAACTGAACAAGATCTAAGCTAGTTTACAATACAGAAATGGAGTAGCAACTAGCAAGACAGCGGGGGAGCTGTGCATACATTGAACTATATTCGGTTCAAAAAAGTTAATTGTTATTTTGGATTAAACACAAAGATTTAAGTGTTATTTCAAATGAAACACACTTATGAACCATTTTAATTTCTCCTACAAACTTCAGATCCTACGGTTGCTAGCCGGGCTCTTACAGTCTTGACTGCTTGGCATGTGCTCATACTTTGACCAACTTGTTAGCTTCTGTGTTCTCGCTCCTTCGAATGTGCTTGAGGATGAAAACCCAAGAAATATGTCTCCATTCTTCTTATGGCTGCAAGATATTTTGCCAACTCTGGTTCTTTTGCCATTAAGCCCTTTTTGATGCGCCCTACGACGACCTGAGTCTAACATGATTGTACATCTTACACTGACGGCTTTTAGGATATCCGCACTCATACAACCCTAATTTTTATCCTTCTGATCAGCGAGATTCTCTACACTATTTCACAATCTTTCATAGTCATATTCAACTTAAATATCTACTCTATACTAACTACCACatattctattattttattttcACCTCACTCTTCCCTCTTGACTTTGTAAATAAGGTTTCCAACCTCCCTCTTGACTTTGTAGTACCAGATAGGGTATGCGGGATAGGGTGTGCGGCTGCAGGACTTTTTTACTGGATGCGCAACTCCGTGTGTACCGTTTCCTTTACAGTTCTCCGGTATAGTTTTTGTAGGCCATGGAGGATTGCCTCATATTCACTAGACATGTTTTAGGTCCAACGAAGGCATGACATGTCTTAGTGTCAGATTGAGCCGTTGTGTCTACACTTTGGGCTGGTACGGCATGTCCCAAAAGTTTTTAGGTCTTCTTGGCCCGAAGCACGATGGACCCTGCCCAATTGCCAGCACTAATCGAGACCACAATGCGGCCGGTGGAGGCCTCCGCACGGCTAGGCCAGGCCACAGCGCTGTCGGGCATGTCC
This genomic window contains:
- the LOC100272830 gene encoding putative seven transmembrane receptor family protein precursor → MGLAAAAAARAVLLLLAVSGVLLSPAAAEIKQESFKDDSRGSILFEKFGFGLHGMVSISVTGAKYSSKLAKPDPAQLGFFLLSDESLFEAIYDQPAPTDLNPNPESSPTCVLASPYVRPLFTFAEVDDNGYHNQTFPITHPDEYSLFFANCAPETSVSMEVRTDMYNTNPDGTRDYLSVGMASVPTIYAFFAVCYVVFLAGWLYVTLHRNRLSAHRIHHLMSGLLVARMLYCISAAEDQHYIRTAGTPHGWDVMFYLFQLVKGVILFAVIALIGTGWSFLKPFLQDKEKKVLMVVIPLQVAANIAAAVVGETGPFLQGWVTWNQIFLFVDVACCCAVLFPVVWSMRALRESSKTDGKAARTLAKLMLFRQFYVAVIGYLYFTRIIVYALKTITNYKYRWVSVAAEEVATMAFYMFMFYMFRPAERNQYFALDEDDEEAAEMALREEEFEL